A region from the Chionomys nivalis chromosome 22, mChiNiv1.1, whole genome shotgun sequence genome encodes:
- the LOC130864499 gene encoding zinc finger protein 217-like, with product MPTQSLLVYMDGPEVISSSLGTQMEVDDAVSIKGPAVVPFRAAQERSMTPAEGHMPLDCMFCSQAFSHAEDLNQHVLLQHRPTLCEPAVLRVEAEYLSPLDKGQVPTEPPKEKNCKDNEELSCDVCGQTFPGAFDVESHMKKHKDSFTYGCSMCGRRFKEPWFLKNHMRTHNGKSGTRSKLQQGLESPVTINEVVQAHVAGNISTPYKICMVCGFLFPNKQSLIEHSKVHAKETTSSASNTAPDAQQEGPTSPREELLQFLNLRPRSHSETTVKPITCIPQLDPFTTYQAWQLATKGKVAIAQEEVKESGQEGSTDNDDSCSEKEELGEIWIGGKSEGSAKSKTNRSSCPGLSQDREKPRHANSEVPSGDGDPKLPSSKEKPTHCSECSKAFRTYHQLVLHSRVHKKDRRADAPSPTMSVDGRQPGTCSPDLASTLEDSGAVDREGGSEDGSEDGLPEGLHLDKNDDGGKAKPPPSSRECSYCGKFFRSNYYLNIHLRTHTGEKPYKCEFCEYAAAQKTSLRYHLERHHKDKQLVDAAAEAKSEGRSQETQEALRTADSAHTKNLKRFLDGAKDVKGSPPAKQLKETPSVFQSVLSPAHKDTQDFHKNAADDGEKVRKSPAPAYLDVPKRRAAGEPQASGPACKLEAGGPLAWEASRREKMEWEAEGRYKPGADCQDRPLNLSLGALHSSPAISLSKCLIPSTACPFCTFKTFYPEVLLMHQRLEHRYYPDTHKNCSSKSVLRSRRTGCPPALLGKDVPPLSGLHKPKVKPAFSSQAKSLHPEKVRQGTSGPSKAPQTSGPDNSTLAPSNLKSHRPQPTGGLGATRQQQSELFPKGGISAAMDKVKRPEPKLKALPAAPSQSPLGSSNGNGSMEYPMKVDSPWAPQGRDYYCHRNAGSATAEFSEPLSKRLKSSVVALDTEHPGPNGRRGFELRKYPVVRNITSLLPEPVCPSSVLSPKACFLSPGEVESPSVLTMQKPYSASGPLYTCGPVGHTGTSPALEGKRPVSYQHLSNSMLQKRGYENCIGNTHYRPNDKKT from the coding sequence ATGCCTACTCAATCGCTCCTCGTGTACATGGACGGGCCAGAAGTCATTAGCAGCTCTCTAGGCACCCAGATGGAGGTGGATGATGCTGTGTCCATCAAAGGGCCAGCTGTAGTCCCCTTCCGAGCCGCACAGGAGAGGAGCATGACCCCAGCTGAAGGGCACATGCCCCTGGACTGCATGTTCTGCAGCCAGGCCTTTTCCCATGCAGAAGACCTCAATCAACACGTGCTCCTGCAGCACCGGCCCACCCTCTGCGAGCCAGCCGTCCTGCGTGTGGAGGCTGAGTATCTAAGTCCTCTTGATAAGGGTCAGGTGCCGACAGAACCCCCGAAGGAGAAGAACTGCAAAGACAATGAAGAACTGAGCTGTGATGTTTGTGGGCAGACATTCCCAGGGGCCTTCGATGTTGAGAGCCATATGAAGAAACATAAAGACTCCTTCACATATGGGTGCAGCATGTGCGGGAGACGGTTTAAGGAGCCGTGGTTTCTGAAGAACCACATGCGGACACACAATGGCAAATCTGGCACCAGGAGCAAGTTACAGCAGGGCCTGGAGAGTCCTGTCACCATCAATGAAGTGGTTCAGGCACATGTGGCTGGGAACATCTCCACTCCCTACAAGATCTGCATGGTTTGTGGCTTCCTCTTCCCGAATAAGCAGAGCCTCATTGAGCACAGTAAGGTTCATGCCAAAGAAACCACCTCCAGTGCCAGTAACACAGCCCCTGATGCCCAACAAGAGGGACCCACATCCCCCAGAGAAGAGCTGCTGCAGTTTTTGAACTTGAGACCCAGATCCCACTCAGAGACTACAGTGAAGCCCATCACCTGTATACCTCAGCTTGACCCGTTCACCACCTATCAGGCATGGCAACTGGCCACCAAAGGAAAAGTGGCCATTGCCCAGGAAGAGGTGAAAGAGTCAGGCCAAGAAGGAAGCACGGACAATGACGATTCATGTTCAGAAAAAGAGGAACTTGGAGAAATTTGGATTGGGGGTAAGTCGGAAGGTTCTGCAAAGTCCAAAACAAATAGAAGCAGTTGTCCAGGTCTCTCACAAGACAGAGAGAAACCTAGACATGCCAACAGTGAAGTGCCTTCTGGGGATGGTGACCCCAAGTTGCCCAGCAGCAAGGAGAAGCCCACACACTGCTCTGAGTGCAGTAAAGCCTTCAGGACCTACCACCAGCTTGTCCTGCACTCCAGAGTGCACAAGAAGGATAGGAGGGCTGATGCCCCATCGCCCACCATGTCTGTGGATGGAAGACAGCCTGGGACTTGCTCCCCAGACCTCGCTAGCACGCTGGAAGACAGTGGGGCCGTGGACCGAGAAGGGGGCTCTGAAGATGGGTCTGAGGATGGGCTCCCTGAAGGGCTCCATTTGGATAAAAATGATGATGGAGGAAAAGCAAAGCCCCCCCCGTCCTCGAGAGAGTGTAGTTACTGTGGCAAGTTTTTCCGTTCAAACTATTACCTCAATATTCATCTCAGAACGCATACAGGTGAGAAGCCGTACAAATGTGAGTTCTGTGAGTATGCCGCAGCCCAGAAGACCTCTCTGCGGTACCACCTGGAGAGACATCACAAGGACAAGCAGCTGGTGGATGCTGCGGCCGAGGCTAAAAGTGAGGGCCGGAGCCAGGAGACGCAGGAAGCATTACGAACCGCTGACAGTGCGCACACCAAAAATTTGAAACGATTTCTTGATGGTGCCAAAGATGTTAAGGGCAGCCCGCCTGCCAAGCAGCTTAAGGAGACGCCTTCTGTCTTCCAGAGTGTTCTCTCACCAGCACACAAGGATACTCAGGATTTCCATAAAAATGCAGCTGACGACGGCGAGAAAGTGCGAAAGAGTCCTGCCCCTGCTTATCTGGACGTGCCGAAAAGGAGAGCAGCTGGCGAACCTCAGGCCAGTGGCCCTGCCTGTAAACTCGAAGCGGGTGGGCCCCTGGCCTGGGAAGCTAGCCGTAGGGAGAAGATGGAGTGGGAGGCCGAAGGCAGGTACAAGCCCGGTGCTGACTGCCAGGACAGGCCTTTGAATCTGTCCCTTGGGGCACTCCATTCCTCTCCTGCTATCTCTCTGAGCAAGTGTCTCATTCCCAGCACCGCCTGCCCCTTTTGTACCTTTAAGACCTTTTATCCGGAAGTTCTGTTGATGCACCAGAGACTGGAGCACAGGTACTACCCTGACACCCACAAGAACTGCAGTAGCAAGTCAGTGCTGAGGAGCCGGCGGACAGGCTGTCCTCCTGCCCTGCTGGGCAAAGATGTGCCTCCCTTATCTGGCCTGCACAAGCCCAAGGTCAAGCCTGCCTTCTCATCACAGGCCAAGTCCCTGCACCCAGAAAAGGTCCGGCAGGGCACTTCGGGACCAAGCAAAGCTCCCCAGACATCAGGGCCAGACAACAGCACTTTAGCCCCAAGTAACCTGAAGTCACACAGGCCACAGCCTACTGGGGGCCTCGGGGCCACCAGGCAGCAGCAGTCAGAGCTGTTTCCCAAAGGTGGCATCTCTGCTGCTATGGATAAGGTGAAAAGACCCGAGCCGAAGCTCAAGGCCCTGCCAGCTGCCCCATCTCAGTCCCCACTCGGCAGTAGTAATGGCAACGGTTCCATGGAGTATCCCATGAAGGTTGATAGCCCATGGGCTCCTCAAGGGAGAGACTACTACTGCCATCGGAATGCAGGCAGTGCCACAGCAGAGTTCAGTGAGCCACTTTCCAAAAGACTCAAATCAAGTGTGGTGGCCCTGGATACAGAACATCCTGGGCCCAACGGGAGAAGGGGCTTTGAGCTGCGCAAGTACCCTGTGGTCAGGAACATCACCTCGCTGTTACCAGAACCTGTGTGTCCATCGTCTGTCCTGTCCCCCAAAGCCTGTTTCCTGAGCCCCGGGGAGGTGGAGTCGCCCAGTGTGTTGACCATGCAGAAGCCCTACAGCGCCTCTGGACCTCTGTATACCTGTGGGCCTGTGGGACACACAGGCACCAGCCCAGCCCTCGAAGGAAAGAGGCCTGTGTCGTATCAGCACCTGTCCAATAGCATGCTTCAGAAGAGAGGCTATGAGAACTGTATTGGAAATACACATTACCGACCAAATGACAAAAAAACTTGA